The proteins below are encoded in one region of Elgaria multicarinata webbii isolate HBS135686 ecotype San Diego chromosome 8, rElgMul1.1.pri, whole genome shotgun sequence:
- the LOXL4 gene encoding lysyl oxidase homolog 4 codes for MRCSGTESSLAECGSNGWGVTDCNHNEDSGVECTGPRRTSQTASLIQLQGSKVEEVRIKPILARAKLNSPITEGAVEVKLQGRWRQVCDAGWTRNNTRVVCGMLGFPREGRVATGFYRKLWNQKLKDPRSSLKSLSEKNIFWIHRIKCLGTEAHLGECKLHVAPKAKNQPACPRGMHALVSCIAGPEFQPKKAKLPGKAKAKEEAQVRLRAGAHIGEGRVEVLVGGQWGTVCGDGWDLPAASVVCRQLGYGTAREALLGAQLGQGLGPIHWTRVRCRGYERSLADCSFQEATQTGCRHDADAAVRCNVPQTDASHQVRLAGGRSPDEGVVEVLMSRGSTTRWGAVCGEHWGLKEAMVVCRQLGLGFASHALQETWYWQGNSDAAEVVLSGVRCKGTELSVLHCQHHGPVHCPTGGGRFAAGVTCTSTASDLVINAQMVQETAYLEDRPLNILYCAHEEGCLSASADHMQWPEGHRRLLRFSSQIHNLGRADFLPKTGRHAWIWHQCHRHYHSIEVFTHYDLLTLNGSKVAEGHKASFCLEDTNCPEGMQRRFACANFGEQGVTAGCWDTYRHDIDCQWVDITDVPAGSYTFQVIVNPKHEVAESDFSNNILRCQCQYDGHRIWMHGCHTGDEYGANIEWDEEAQQRLTSNLV; via the exons ATGCGCTGCTCTGGCACTGAAAGTTCCCTGGCTGAATGCGGATCCAATGGCTGGGGTGTGACCGACTGCAACCACAACGAGGACAGTGGTGTGGAATGCACAGGACCGCGCCGAACCAGCCAGACTGCTTCACTCATCCAGCTCCAG GGCTCAAAAGTGGAAGAAGTCCGGATCAAGCCAATCCTGGCCCGGGCTAAGTTGAATTCCCCCATCACAGAAGGTGCTGTGGAGGTGAAGCTCCAGGGACGCTGGCGCCAGGTGTGTGACGCTGGCTGGACTCGCAACAACACCCGAGTGGTGTGTGGGATGCTGGGCTTCCCTCGTGAAGGACGGGTTGCCACAGGGTTCTACAG GAAACTCTGGAACCAGAAGCTGAAGGATCCGAGATCCAG CTTGAAGAGCCTGAGTGAGAAGAACATCTTCTGGATCCACCGGATCAAATGCCTGggcactgaggcccacctgggtGAATGCAAGTTGCACGTGGCCCCAAAGGCAAAAAATCAACCTGCGTGTCCCCGTGGCATGCATGCCCTGGTCAGCTGCATAGCAGGCCCAGAGTTCCAGCCCAAGAAAGCCAAGCTGCCAGGCAAGGCCAAGGCCAAAGAG GAAGCCCAGGTGCGTCTTCGTGCAGGTGCCCACATAGGCGAGGGCCGTGTAGAAGTGCTAGTCGGTGGCCAGTGGGGCACTGTATGTGGTGATGGCTGGGACCTGCCTGCTGCCAGTGTAGTGTGTCGACAGCTGGGATATGGCACGGCCCGAGAAGCTCTGTTGGGGGCCCAACTGGGCCAAG GTCTGGGTCCCATCCACTGGACCAGAGTGCGATGCAGGGGCTATGAGCGCTCATTGGCAGACTGCAGCTTCCAAGAAGCAACACAGACCGGGTGCCGGCATGATGCTGATGCAGCTGTTCGCTGTAATGTGCCCCAAACAGATGCTTCCCACCAG GTACGTCTGGCTGGTGGGCGCAGCCCAGATGAAGGTGTGGTCGAAGTCCTGATGTCCAGGGGAAGTACTACACGCTGGGGTGCCGTGTGTGGGGAACACTGGGGACTCAAGGAGGCCATGGTTGTGTGTCGGCAATTGGGGCTTGGTTTTGCTAGCCATGCTCTCCAG GAGACctggtactggcaaggcaactcaGATGCTGCCGAGGTGGTGCTGAGTGGCGTGCGTTGTAAAGGCACAGAACTCTCCGTCCTGCACTGCCAGCACCATGGGCCTGTCCACTGCCCGACTGGAGGGGGCCGTTTTGCTGCAGGAGTCACCTGCACCAGCA CTGCCTCAGATCTGGTGATAAATGCCCAAATGGTACAGGAAACGGCTTATCTAGAGGACCGCCCACTGAACATCCTGTACTGCGCCCACGAGGAAGGCTGCCTTTCTGCCTCTGCTGATCACATGCAGTGGCCCGAGGGCCACCGGCGCCTGCTGCGCTTTTCTTCCCAGATCCACAACCTGGGTCGGGCCGACTTCCTCCCCAAAACTGGCCGCCATGCGTGGATCTGGCACCAGTGCCATAG acACTACCATAGCATTGAGGTTTTCACCCACTACGACTTATTGACACTCAATGGCTCCAAGGTGGCTGAAGGTCACAAGGCCAGCTtctgtctggaggacaccaactgCCCAGAGG GAATGCAGCGGCGTTTTGCTTGTGCTAATTTTGGAGAGCAGGGTGTCACTGCAGGATGCTGGGACACATACAGACATGACATTGACTGCCAGTGGGTGGACATCACGGACGTGCCGGCTGGGAGTTACaccttccag GTGATTGTGAACCCTAAGCATGAAGTAGCAGAGTCAGATTTCTCCAACAATATCCTTCGCTGCCAATGTCAGTATGACGGACACCGCATCTGGATGCATGGCTGCCACACAG GTGATGAATATGGTGCCAACATCGAATGGGACGAGGAGGCACAGCAGAGACTGACCAGCAACCTAGTCTGA